The Polaribacter sp. MED152 region AGAGTATGTTTTTGATAATCAATTAGCACAAGGTATTGCATTAGGGCCAATTGCAAATCCAGAAATTAAATGGGAGGAACAAAAGCCTTTAGATATTGGAGTTGATTTAGAATTATTTGATAAAGTAAACATTACTATGGATTACTTTAAGAAAACAACAGAAGACTTATTAGTTTCTGCACAAACATCAGGTATTATTGGTGTGGCAGCTCCAGGTTCTTCAGTACCTGTTGTAAATGCAGGTACAGTTGTAAACTCAGGTTTTGAATTTGCAATTGGCTATAGAGAATCAATTTCTGAAGACTTCGATTTTAACGTAAATTACAACTTCACAACATTAGATAACAATGTAACTTTTGTAGGTAATTCAACAGGAATTATAGAAGGAGGTTCATTTGGTGTAGGTCAAGATCCACCTTCAAGAATGGAGGCAGGTTTTCCAATTGGTTATTTCTACGGTTATCAAACAGATGGTTTATTCCAAACACAAGCAGATGTTAATGCACACGCAACACAAACAAATGCTGCACCTGGAGATTTAAGATTTGTAGATGTAAATGGTGATGGAGTTATTGATGCTGATGATAGAACTTATATAGGAGATCCAATTGCAGATGTAACAATGGGTTTAAACTTATCATTCAATTATAAAAACTTCGATTTTAATGCGTATGCATTCGCTTCATTAGGAAACGAAATTGTAAGGAACTACGAAAGAACACTACCATTAACTAACAGAGCCACTTATTTCTTAGATAGATGGACAGGTCCTGGAACAAGTAATACAGTACCAAGAGTTACAACAGGTGCTACTGGTAACAACTTATTCTCAGATTTCTTTGTAGAAGATGGTTCATTTTTAAGATTACAAAGTGTACAATTAGGATATAGTGTGGGAGATGCAGCTTTAGAAAAACTACAGTTCAATAAACTTAGATTCTATGTTTCTGCTAGTAACTTATTTACACTTACTAAATACAAAGGTTATGATCCAACAACATCAAATGGAGCTCCAATTGGTGGTGGTATAGATCAAGGTTTTTACCCAAGTCCAAGAACATTTTTATTCGGAATGAATGTTAACTTTTAATTAGATATAAGATGAAAACAATAAACATAAAAAAATATTTAGTCGCAATTTTATTTCTAGCAGTAACTATTTCTTGTAGTGATGATTTTGTAGATGTACAACCTACAGGAGATAATTCAGAAGATTTCTTTAATTCTGAAGAAGATTATCAAAATGCCTTAATTGGTGCTTATGATATGTTACAATCAAGCTACTTAAATGTAATGTTAGGTGAAATTGCTTCAGACAATACCTTAGCAGGTGGTGAGAGTGCTACAGACGTTTTAGGTATTCAAGAAGTAGATGATATGGTTCACACTCCACAAAACGTGCAGTTAAGAGATATCTGGAGCTGGATGTATGCAGGAGTTAACAGAGCAAACTATATCTTAGAATTTAAAGATAAAACCGATTTTGTTGGTAAAGAGCAAGTAATCGCAGAAGCTACATTTTTAAGAGCTTACTATTATTTTGAATTAGTGAAGTGGTTTGGAGATGTGCCTTTATCAGTAGATAAAAGAATCGAGTTTGGAGAGCAATTTACAATTGATAGAACTCCAAAAGCAGAAATTTATACGCAGTTAGAAGCAGATTTAACTTTTGCTGCTGCAAATTTACCTTACGTGCAAACTCAAGCAGGTAGAGTAACTAAAGGAGCTGCACAAGCTTTATTAGGTAAAATCTATTTATTTCAACAAAAATACGATGAAGCTGCTACTGTTTTAGACGATTTAATTTTAAATGGTCCATATGATTTAGTAACAGATTACAATACCATTTTTGAAGAAGCTGGAGAAAACAATATAGAATCAGTATTCGAAGTTCAGTATTTTGAAGGTCAAGGAGCAGGTTTTGGCTGTTTACAGTGTTCAGAAGGTAATGTAGCAGTAGGTTTTAGTGGAATTAGAAACTACACAGGTCCAGAGTTTTCATCAGGATTTAGCTTTAACGTGCCAGTTCAAGAAGCTTATAATGCATTTGAAGCAGGAGATTTAAGAAGAGACGTTGCTATTTTAGATATTAATGCTTGGGCAGCTTCTACAGGAGCTACTTTTGGTGAAGGATATGAGCATACAGGATATTTTAATAGAAAGTATTTACCAAGAACTAGAAGTTCTAACGCTCAAGGAGATAGAAACTTAACAAATCCAAACAACTATAGAGCAATTCGTTTTGCAGATGTATTGTTAATGGCAGCAGAAGCTTTCAATAGAAGCTCTACTCCAGATGATACTAAAGCGCAAGCTTACTTAAACAGAGTAAGAGAAAGAGCTTTTGGAAATGCTACTAGAAATATTGTTGCAACAGGAGATAACTTGTACAATAATATTTTAGAGGAAAGAAGAACTGAATTAGTGGGTGAAGGTCATAGATTTTTTGATTTGGTAAGAACAGGTAGAGCTGCACAATCAATAAACGGATTCGTAACTGGCAAGCATGAAGTTTTTCCAATACCAGCAATTGAAATTCAATTGGCAGGAGATCGTTGGTCACAAAATCCTAATTATTAAAAAATTACAAGAATGAAAAAAATGAAAAATATTTATAAATTCTTCTTTCTATTATTGGTGGTTGTTGCCTGTGAAGAAGATTTAAGAGACACGTCTTTTGCAGATAATATGGCCCCTCCAACAGAGGTTACTGCTAGTTATGCAATTACACAAGACAATACAGGTTCTGTAACAATTACACCAACAGCACAAGGAGCTGTTAGTTTCGAGGTTTTCTTTGGTGATAATTCAGATTCAGCAACATTAAGTCAAGGAGAAAGTGTAGAACACATTTATGCAGAAGGTACATATCAAGTAGTTATAGCAGCTTCTAACTTAGCAGGAGATGTTGTAGAAACAGTTCAACAATTAGTAGTTTCATTTCAAGCACCTCAAAATTTAGTGGTGGTTTTAGAAAATGATGTTGCAGTTTCTAAACAAGTTAATATTACAGCTACTGCAGATTTTGCAGCGATGTTCGAATTTAATTCTGGTGAAACAGGTGTTTCTCAACCAGTAGTTACAGGTAACATAGGCGAGACTATTTCTTACGTTTATGCTGCTCCAGGAACATATTCTGTTGTAGTTACAGCAAAAGGTGGTGCAATTGCAACTACAGATTTTGCCGTAGATTTCGAAGTAACAGAAATTCTTGCACCTACAGAAGCAGCACCAGTTGCTCCTGCAAGAAATGATTCAGATGTTGTATCTATTTTTAGTGATGTTTATACAGATGTAACTTTAAATGAGTTACCAACCACTTGGTCTGCAGGTAATTTTGAGGCAATTTCTATTGCTTCAGATAATGTTTGGAAACTTACAGCCCTAGACTTTTTAGGAATAGTTACAAACTACGATAATGGAATTGATCTTTCTGGAATGGAAATGATGCACATTGATTATTGGGTTCCAGAAGGAACTACAAATGAATTGTTCGTAAAGATTGTAAATACAGTTGATGGAGGTGAAGATATTGAGTCTTTAGGAACTACAGTTGGTGGTTCTTGGCAAAGCGTTGATATTGACATGACTGGTTTTGATGGTGGTAACCTTGCTAACAAAGAAAAAATTACACAAATCTTAATTGATTCTGATGGAATTTCTGGTAATGTTTATGTAGATAACTTCTATTTCTACAAAGCACCTTCTAGCACTGTAACTTCATCTGTACAAGATTTTGAAGGTACTGCACCAACATTTACGGTATTTGGTAATATTGCAGCAACAGAAGTTATTGCAAATCCAGATGCTTCAGGTATTAATACATCTGCAAATGTTGCTAAGCTTACAAAAACTTCTGGTTCAGAAATTTGGGCAGGTACTTTCTTTGAAACAACTACACCTTTAGATTTTAATAATTACAGTAAAATAAGTGTAAAAACATGGTCTCCAAAAACAGGAGCTCAAGTTAAATTAAAACTAGAAAATGCAGATGCATCTATTACTCACGAAGTAGATATGAATACTACAGTTTCTAATACTTGGGAAGAGTTATTATATGACTTTAGTGCTGCACCAGCTGCAGATTATGTAAGAGTAGTAATATTCTTCGATTTTGGAAATGCAGGTGATGACTCTGTGTATTATTATGATGATATTAATTTAGTAGACGATTCTGGTGTTTCTGCAGGGTTAACTTTTCAAGACTTTGAAGGTGCTGCACCAACATTTACAGTTTTTGGTAATATTGCAGCAACAGAGGTTATTGCAAACCCAGATGCTTCAGGTGTTAATACAACAGCAAATGTAGCTAAGCTTACAAAAACTTCTGGTTCAGAAATTTGGGCAGGTACTTTCTTTGAAGTTGGTTCAGCTTTAGATTTAGATAACTATTCTTCTATCAGCGTAAAAACTTGGTCTCCAAAAGCAGGTGCTCAAGTAAAACTTAAGTTAGAAAATGCAGATGCATCTATTACTCATGAAGTTGATTTAAACACAACTGTAGCCAGTTCTTGGGAAGAGTTAACCTACGATTTTAGTGGAGCTCCAGCAGGTGATTATGTGAGAGTAGTTATTTTCTTCGATTTTGGAAACGCAGGAGATGATTCTGTTTACTATTATGATGAATTACAATTAAAGAATTAATTAAATAATTTAATTATGAAAAACATAAAAAATATATTCTTAAAAACATTTTTACTTTCTATGATTGTAACTTTCATAGGATGTCAAGAAGATGAATATTCCTTTGGTGAAATTATAGCACCAACTAATATTCAGATTACTGCAGAAATTGTTGGTGCAGATGCTGCTAATCCTAATGGAGATGGAAGTGGTGTGGTTAACTTTTCAGCATCAGCAGACAATGCAGTTTCTTATAAATATTCTTATGATGGAGTAGAAGTAGTTGCATTATCAGGTGAAACTTCAATAAGCTTTAGTGAGTTAGGTTTAAATACTTATACAGTTACTGTTGTTGCAACAGGTACTGCAGGTATTGCAACTTCAAAATCTATAGATGTAGAAGTTTTATCAACTTATGCACCACCTGTAGAATTAAAAACTAAATTATTTGGTTTTGATCCTGCAGATCCAACTGCGGTTACTTCTAGAACTTGGAAAGTTCATGCTGCTAAAGCTAAACATTTTGGTTTAGGTCCTGTAGCAGGTAGTACTATTGCAGAATGGTATGGAGCAGGTCCAGATGAAAAAACAGGTG contains the following coding sequences:
- a CDS encoding RagB/SusD family nutrient uptake outer membrane protein, which encodes MKTINIKKYLVAILFLAVTISCSDDFVDVQPTGDNSEDFFNSEEDYQNALIGAYDMLQSSYLNVMLGEIASDNTLAGGESATDVLGIQEVDDMVHTPQNVQLRDIWSWMYAGVNRANYILEFKDKTDFVGKEQVIAEATFLRAYYYFELVKWFGDVPLSVDKRIEFGEQFTIDRTPKAEIYTQLEADLTFAAANLPYVQTQAGRVTKGAAQALLGKIYLFQQKYDEAATVLDDLILNGPYDLVTDYNTIFEEAGENNIESVFEVQYFEGQGAGFGCLQCSEGNVAVGFSGIRNYTGPEFSSGFSFNVPVQEAYNAFEAGDLRRDVAILDINAWAASTGATFGEGYEHTGYFNRKYLPRTRSSNAQGDRNLTNPNNYRAIRFADVLLMAAEAFNRSSTPDDTKAQAYLNRVRERAFGNATRNIVATGDNLYNNILEERRTELVGEGHRFFDLVRTGRAAQSINGFVTGKHEVFPIPAIEIQLAGDRWSQNPNY